Proteins encoded in a region of the Methanobrevibacter sp. genome:
- a CDS encoding DUF1848 domain-containing protein, protein MILNTGSRTDIPAFFHKWFLNRVDEGFVFSKNPYNNDIYSYPINPKVVDCMCFCSKNPKPLVKHLDELTDYKQYWFLTINPYGRDVEVNVPNYRNVIKTFKKISQNVGTNAIAWRYDPIFITEKYDLEFHIDKFEEIASDLAGYTHDCTISFIDLYKKVIRNFPEADEVTVEEQLIIGENFSRIARENDILIRTCLEGTLLDQFGCDSSGCMTQQVIEKAIGNNLKLPKGKYQNRECNCIFGRDIGAYNTCMHGCKYCYANNQEIIYYFSLTTDNNIIPLGNLSFAISFKR, encoded by the coding sequence ATGATTCTTAATACAGGTTCAAGAACTGATATTCCCGCTTTTTTTCACAAATGGTTTTTGAACAGGGTTGATGAGGGTTTTGTTTTTAGTAAAAATCCCTATAATAATGATATTTACAGTTATCCTATTAATCCAAAAGTCGTTGACTGCATGTGCTTCTGTTCCAAAAATCCAAAGCCTCTTGTAAAACATTTGGATGAGCTCACAGATTATAAGCAGTATTGGTTTTTAACAATAAATCCTTATGGAAGGGATGTTGAGGTTAATGTCCCGAATTATAGAAATGTAATCAAAACATTTAAGAAAATTTCACAAAATGTTGGAACAAATGCCATAGCCTGGAGATATGATCCTATTTTTATAACAGAAAAATATGACTTGGAGTTTCACATTGACAAGTTTGAAGAAATTGCATCAGATTTGGCAGGCTATACTCATGACTGCACAATAAGCTTCATTGATTTATACAAAAAGGTCATAAGGAATTTTCCTGAAGCCGATGAGGTAACTGTTGAAGAGCAATTGATTATAGGTGAGAATTTTTCAAGAATTGCCCGTGAAAACGATATTCTAATCAGGACATGTCTTGAGGGAACACTGCTTGATCAGTTCGGATGTGACTCATCAGGATGCATGACCCAACAGGTGATTGAAAAAGCTATTGGAAATAATTTGAAATTGCCTAAAGGAAAATATCAGAACCGTGAATGCAACTGTATATTCGGAAGGGATATTGGAGCATACAACACCTGCATGCATGGCTGCAAGTACTGTTACGCCAATAATCAAGAAATAATCTACTACTTTTCTCTCACTACAGATAATAATATTATTCCGCTTGGTAATTTAAGTTTTGCAATTTCGTTCAAACGATAA
- a CDS encoding DUF1848 domain-containing protein has translation MIINVGGRTDIVNYFTPWLLNRLAEGYAYSRNPFAREQVYKLSLKPEDVDCLLFCSKNYQPILKHIDGIDEKYNILCNYTITAYGKDIEPKVPSIDQSIKTLERLSDIVGRNKILWRYDPILLTEKYTVEKHLETFEYMAERISPIVYRCIFSFVDMYRKVEENMPEIIPFSEEDKVRLLKGIGEISEKYGLYTQTCATNEIYEKYGIHPAGCTSSEILEQAHGVVYKNVKASGIRKNCHCIPSRDIGAYNSCLSECKYCYANRKPDIPKKVIKLHDEKSPLLLGHLKEEDNLIDTKVERYIEPKQTTLFDF, from the coding sequence ATGATAATAAATGTCGGCGGAAGAACAGATATAGTGAACTACTTTACTCCATGGCTATTGAATAGACTAGCTGAAGGGTATGCATATTCAAGAAATCCATTTGCAAGAGAACAGGTTTATAAGCTAAGCTTAAAGCCTGAAGATGTGGATTGTCTTCTCTTCTGCTCCAAAAACTACCAACCTATACTGAAACATATAGATGGCATTGATGAAAAGTACAATATATTGTGCAACTATACGATTACTGCATATGGCAAGGACATAGAACCCAAGGTTCCATCAATCGATCAATCTATTAAGACGTTGGAGAGATTATCTGATATCGTTGGTCGCAACAAAATTCTCTGGAGATACGATCCGATACTTCTGACTGAAAAATACACTGTTGAAAAACATTTGGAAACATTTGAGTATATGGCTGAAAGGATATCCCCGATAGTTTACAGATGCATCTTCAGCTTTGTTGATATGTACAGGAAAGTTGAAGAGAACATGCCTGAGATAATTCCATTTAGTGAAGAGGATAAGGTTAGGCTATTGAAGGGAATCGGTGAGATATCCGAGAAGTATGGCTTGTATACCCAAACATGTGCAACAAATGAAATCTATGAAAAATACGGTATTCATCCTGCAGGTTGTACTTCCAGTGAGATATTGGAACAGGCTCATGGTGTAGTCTATAAAAACGTTAAAGCCAGTGGAATTAGAAAAAACTGTCACTGCATTCCGTCAAGAGACATAGGGGCATATAATTCCTGTTTAAGCGAATGCAAATATTGCTATGCCAACCGGAAACCTGACATTCCTAAAAAGGTTATAAAACTGCATGATGAGAAATCGCCATTGTTGTTAGGACATCTTAAGGAAGAAGATAATCTAATTGATACGAAAGTAGAAAGATATATTGAGCCAAAACAGACAACGTTATTTGATTTTTAA
- a CDS encoding thiolase domain-containing protein translates to MRDVAIIGVSQTKFGELWDKSFRDLIAEAGVKAIVDADIDGSDIEAMFVGNMSSGLFVEQEHIAALISDHVGLNPVPTTRVEAACASGGLALRQGIMAVASGFHDVVISAGVEKMTDVVDATPAIATASDQEWEAQQGATFPSLYAMIAKRHMYEYGTTREQLAQFSVVNHKNASKNPNAQFPFEVTVDKVINSTMVADPLTLLDCSPVSDGAAAIVMVPAEDARKYTDTPIYVKASAQASGTLTLHDRKDITTIESTKVASRKAYEMAGVTVKDIDLTEVHDCFSINGLLAVEDLGFAEKGKGGIAIEEGQTEIDGDFPINTSGGLKARGHPLGATGIAQAAEVVWQLRGEAGGRQVDGAEIGMTHNIGGTGGTAAVHIFGRDL, encoded by the coding sequence ATGAGAGATGTTGCTATTATAGGAGTTTCACAAACAAAATTCGGTGAATTATGGGATAAATCCTTTAGGGATTTAATCGCTGAAGCAGGTGTAAAGGCTATTGTTGACGCTGATATTGACGGTTCAGATATTGAAGCAATGTTTGTTGGAAATATGTCCTCCGGATTATTTGTAGAACAGGAACACATTGCAGCACTTATTTCTGACCATGTAGGTCTTAATCCAGTACCTACTACAAGAGTTGAAGCTGCCTGCGCATCAGGTGGTCTGGCATTAAGACAGGGGATCATGGCAGTTGCATCAGGTTTCCATGACGTTGTAATTTCCGCAGGTGTGGAAAAAATGACTGATGTCGTTGACGCTACTCCGGCTATTGCCACTGCATCCGATCAGGAATGGGAAGCACAGCAGGGAGCTACTTTCCCGTCATTATATGCAATGATTGCAAAAAGACACATGTATGAATATGGTACTACCCGTGAACAGCTGGCACAGTTTTCAGTTGTAAACCACAAAAATGCATCCAAAAACCCAAATGCGCAATTCCCATTTGAAGTGACTGTTGATAAGGTTATCAACTCCACTATGGTTGCAGACCCGTTAACACTTCTTGACTGCTCTCCGGTAAGTGACGGAGCGGCAGCTATTGTAATGGTTCCTGCTGAGGATGCCCGTAAATACACTGATACTCCAATTTATGTAAAGGCTTCTGCACAGGCTTCTGGAACATTAACATTACACGACAGAAAAGATATCACTACCATTGAATCTACAAAAGTGGCTTCCAGAAAAGCTTATGAAATGGCAGGAGTAACAGTAAAAGATATTGATTTAACTGAAGTTCACGACTGTTTTTCCATCAACGGTCTTTTAGCTGTTGAAGACTTAGGATTTGCCGAAAAAGGTAAAGGTGGAATAGCTATCGAAGAAGGTCAAACTGAAATCGATGGTGACTTCCCAATCAACACATCAGGTGGTCTTAAGGCACGTGGACACCCATTAGGTGCTACAGGTATCGCCCAGGCTGCTGAAGTTGTATGGCAACTCAGAGGAGAAGCTGGCGGACGTCAAGTGGACGGTGCAGAAATCGGTATGACCCACAACATCGGTGGTACCGGAGGTACTGCAGCTGTACACATTTTCGGAAGAGATTTATAA
- the cobA gene encoding uroporphyrinogen-III C-methyltransferase codes for MVVYLIGAGPGDADLITLKAVKALNKADVVLYDYLANEEILAHVPEDAERIYVGKKAGEHYKTQDEINELIIAQAQNHENVVRLKGGDPFVFGRGGEEILALMEHDIKFEVIPGVTSAIGAPTSLGLPVTHRAVATSLTIVTGHEDPTKAESQVHWDYTADTLVILMGIGNIRENTAEIMKYRSADTPVCVVESGTLPDENVVFGTLGDIADKKINTPAIVIIGDVVNLYQDIYNYQKGD; via the coding sequence ATGGTAGTTTATTTAATTGGTGCAGGTCCGGGAGATGCTGATTTAATAACTCTTAAAGCAGTTAAAGCACTCAACAAGGCAGATGTTGTTTTATATGATTATTTGGCTAATGAGGAAATACTGGCTCATGTGCCTGAAGACGCTGAAAGAATTTACGTCGGTAAAAAAGCGGGCGAGCATTATAAGACACAGGATGAAATTAACGAACTAATTATTGCCCAGGCTCAAAACCATGAAAATGTCGTAAGGCTTAAAGGAGGAGATCCATTTGTCTTCGGCCGTGGTGGAGAAGAAATATTGGCTTTAATGGAACATGATATCAAATTTGAAGTTATTCCTGGTGTAACCTCAGCTATCGGAGCACCAACTTCATTGGGACTACCCGTAACTCACAGAGCAGTTGCAACATCACTTACTATTGTAACAGGTCATGAAGACCCGACTAAAGCTGAAAGTCAGGTTCACTGGGACTATACCGCAGATACACTAGTTATCCTAATGGGAATAGGTAACATCAGGGAAAATACTGCAGAAATTATGAAATACCGCTCAGCAGACACTCCTGTATGTGTGGTTGAAAGCGGAACCCTGCCTGATGAAAACGTGGTGTTCGGAACCTTGGGAGATATTGCAGATAAGAAAATCAACACTCCTGCGATAGTAATAATTGGTGATGTGGTAAATCTTTATCAGGATATTTATAATTATCAAAAAGGTGATTAG
- a CDS encoding DUF3800 domain-containing protein — MLGLIVTIRVIKITSTTKVIVDRSKSKHEDIRIFNERFSSSLNNPNNYPINITHANSIKEKGVQIADLLVWSIFQSLEHNNSDFIDLIKNKNVIEVFKKH, encoded by the coding sequence ATGTTAGGATTAATAGTGACTATCAGAGTAATTAAAATTACATCAACAACAAAAGTCATTGTGGACAGATCAAAAAGTAAGCATGAAGATATCCGCATTTTCAATGAAAGATTTTCATCAAGCCTTAATAATCCAAATAATTATCCAATTAATATAACTCATGCAAATTCTATTAAAGAAAAAGGAGTGCAAATAGCGGATTTGCTGGTATGGTCAATCTTTCAAAGTTTAGAACACAATAACTCTGATTTCATTGATTTGATTAAAAATAAGAATGTCATTGAAGTCTTTAAAAAACATTAA
- a CDS encoding class I SAM-dependent methyltransferase, which translates to MSDNDKVNTGHHIEDKELIKNARKPVGELGHQILDRMNQSHESMAQWGVSHFEVAEDSKILDIGCGGGRNIERFAAQISENGRVVGIDYSEVSVEKSIELNKESIDKGIVNVLQASVSNMPFYDETFDIVTGFETIYFWPDFINDLKEVNRVLKKDGLVFFCNEAVYREGEMEKYDDLVELLDMKIYSEEVLKESLEKTGFKDFKAYIDDENDWICVTARKI; encoded by the coding sequence ATGAGTGATAACGATAAGGTTAATACAGGTCATCATATTGAAGATAAGGAACTTATTAAAAATGCAAGAAAACCGGTCGGCGAGCTTGGCCATCAGATACTTGACAGGATGAACCAATCCCACGAATCCATGGCGCAGTGGGGAGTGAGCCATTTTGAAGTGGCCGAGGACAGCAAAATCCTCGACATCGGATGTGGCGGTGGAAGAAACATCGAAAGATTTGCAGCACAGATTTCAGAAAACGGAAGAGTTGTAGGTATAGACTACTCTGAGGTAAGCGTTGAAAAGTCCATTGAACTAAACAAGGAATCTATTGACAAGGGAATCGTAAATGTACTGCAGGCATCCGTTTCAAACATGCCTTTTTATGACGAGACATTTGACATTGTAACAGGATTTGAAACAATATATTTCTGGCCTGATTTCATAAACGACCTGAAAGAAGTTAACCGGGTTCTTAAAAAAGACGGTCTTGTATTTTTCTGCAATGAAGCTGTTTACCGTGAAGGTGAAATGGAAAAATACGATGATCTGGTGGAACTTTTGGACATGAAAATCTATTCTGAAGAAGTATTGAAGGAGTCTTTGGAAAAAACCGGCTTTAAGGATTTCAAGGCTTATATTGATGATGAAAATGATTGGATTTGCGTTACTGCACGTAAAATCTGA
- a CDS encoding hydroxymethylglutaryl-CoA synthase, which translates to MVGIVGYGAHVPSYRIKVEEIAKVWGDDPVALSNGLVVNEKSVPSADEDTATIAVTAARYALARAQIDPSKIGAVYVGSESHPYAVKPTASIVAEAVCATPKLTAADLEFACKAGTAGIQMTMGLVESGMIEYGLAIGADTSQGAPGDALEYTASAGGAAYIIGKENTIADINHTCSFTTDTPDFYRREGQDYPSHGGRFTGEPAYFKHVLSTAKMLFEETDTKPEDYDYACFHQPNGKFYLRAGKKLGFTSDQIKQGLLTPNIGNTYSGAVPLALSNILDVAEPGDNIFVISYGSGAGSDGFTITVKDDIVERRELAPKTQEIIDQKTYVDYAVYAKFKGKIKM; encoded by the coding sequence ATGGTAGGAATAGTAGGATATGGTGCACATGTACCATCTTATAGAATTAAAGTAGAAGAAATAGCAAAGGTATGGGGAGATGACCCTGTAGCTTTATCAAACGGATTGGTGGTTAATGAAAAATCCGTACCTTCTGCTGATGAAGACACTGCTACTATTGCAGTAACTGCTGCTAGATATGCACTAGCAAGAGCTCAAATTGATCCAAGTAAAATCGGTGCCGTTTATGTTGGTTCCGAATCACATCCTTATGCAGTAAAACCGACTGCTTCCATTGTAGCTGAAGCGGTTTGCGCAACTCCAAAGCTGACTGCTGCTGATTTGGAATTTGCATGTAAGGCAGGAACCGCAGGTATTCAAATGACAATGGGTCTTGTTGAATCCGGAATGATAGAATATGGTTTGGCTATTGGTGCTGATACATCACAGGGTGCTCCTGGAGATGCTTTAGAATACACTGCATCTGCCGGTGGTGCCGCATACATTATTGGAAAAGAAAATACAATAGCAGATATTAACCATACCTGCAGTTTTACAACTGATACTCCTGATTTTTACAGAAGAGAAGGTCAGGACTATCCTTCACACGGTGGACGTTTCACAGGTGAACCTGCTTACTTCAAGCATGTATTAAGTACAGCAAAAATGCTTTTCGAAGAAACTGACACAAAACCTGAAGATTATGATTATGCATGTTTCCACCAGCCTAACGGTAAATTCTACCTCAGGGCAGGTAAAAAATTAGGATTCACATCAGATCAAATCAAACAAGGTCTTTTAACTCCTAATATTGGAAACACTTACTCCGGTGCTGTGCCATTGGCATTGTCCAATATTCTGGATGTTGCAGAACCTGGTGACAATATTTTCGTTATTTCATACGGTTCAGGTGCGGGAAGTGACGGATTTACAATAACTGTTAAAGATGATATAGTCGAAAGAAGAGAATTAGCTCCAAAAACACAAGAAATAATTGATCAAAAAACCTATGTTGATTATGCTGTGTACGCTAAATTCAAAGGCAAAATTAAAATGTAA
- the tgtA gene encoding tRNA guanosine(15) transglycosylase TgtA, translated as MFEIKAKDNMGRVGVLKTKHGDVKTPALMPVIHPRKQAIDVAKYGADIVITNAYLIYKDDELKKEAVEKGLHELIHFDGPIMTDSGSFQLSVYGDVEITNKEVLEFQELIQTDIGTSLDIPTAPFVDREKAEEDLKITIERAKEAVAFKKENNIEMLLNSVVQGSTFLDLRRECAKELSALDADLYPIGAVVPLMESYHYKDLVDVVMNSMKELSDTVPRHLMGAGHPMIFALCVAMGCDLFDSAAYILYAEDDRLLSTRGTFKLENLQEMPCSCEVCTKYTPDDLRAMPKKQRRDLIAQHNLHVSFAELRLIRQAIYDGNLMELVEERCRAHPALLEAVRHLSNYSEDLEKYDPRSKKSAFFYTGPESLGRSEVLRHIQKLRQMPKKRDLIILPSSKKPYSKFISGKLGDFYAYGDDHEIDFDDTDFMVLDIPFGLIPLEIDEVYPLSQSDAPKTRDVDSMEFIEDFVSEFIEYYDQVLIHKRVAGDLDMDLSEGEMYGGDVRYQKDDVKKVKAIADYQFGIGAGEALFKGNINIEKSKKTGKIRHIYDGKTLIVNMRASDSYLILSKEGAKRLHSAMPYPQNRVVVNEDSVPFALDGKSVFCKFVVECDENIRAKDEVLIVDEDDKLLAYGKSLLGACEIEQFETGQAIKTRKGMKK; from the coding sequence ATGTTTGAAATTAAAGCTAAAGATAATATGGGGCGTGTAGGAGTTTTAAAAACAAAACATGGTGATGTAAAGACTCCTGCATTAATGCCGGTTATTCATCCTAGAAAACAGGCAATCGATGTTGCCAAATACGGTGCAGATATTGTAATAACAAACGCATATCTGATTTACAAGGATGATGAGCTGAAAAAAGAGGCTGTGGAAAAGGGACTTCATGAACTTATACACTTTGACGGTCCGATAATGACAGATTCAGGTTCTTTTCAGCTGTCAGTTTACGGTGATGTTGAAATAACAAACAAGGAAGTCCTTGAGTTTCAGGAACTTATCCAGACAGATATCGGAACAAGCCTGGACATTCCGACAGCACCTTTTGTAGACCGTGAAAAGGCTGAAGAGGATTTAAAAATCACAATCGAAAGGGCAAAGGAAGCAGTAGCATTCAAAAAGGAAAACAACATTGAAATGCTTTTAAACTCCGTCGTTCAGGGATCCACTTTTCTTGACTTGAGACGTGAATGCGCAAAAGAATTGTCTGCTCTTGATGCCGATTTATATCCAATAGGTGCAGTAGTGCCTCTCATGGAGTCATATCACTATAAGGACCTTGTTGATGTTGTAATGAACTCAATGAAGGAACTGTCAGATACCGTTCCACGCCACCTTATGGGAGCAGGCCACCCTATGATATTTGCACTGTGCGTTGCAATGGGATGCGACCTTTTCGATTCAGCGGCTTACATTCTCTATGCTGAAGACGACAGGCTTTTATCAACCAGGGGAACATTCAAGCTTGAAAACCTCCAGGAAATGCCGTGTTCATGTGAAGTGTGCACCAAATACACTCCGGATGATTTAAGGGCAATGCCTAAAAAACAGAGAAGGGACCTTATAGCTCAACACAATCTCCACGTATCCTTTGCAGAACTTAGATTAATCAGACAGGCAATCTATGACGGAAACCTTATGGAACTTGTTGAGGAAAGATGCAGAGCACACCCTGCACTTCTTGAAGCTGTAAGACATCTTTCAAACTACAGTGAAGATTTGGAAAAATATGACCCTAGAAGCAAAAAGTCCGCCTTTTTCTATACAGGTCCGGAATCCCTCGGAAGGTCTGAAGTTTTAAGACACATTCAGAAATTACGTCAAATGCCTAAAAAACGAGACCTGATAATACTGCCTTCCTCCAAAAAACCTTACTCAAAATTCATTTCAGGAAAACTTGGAGACTTCTATGCCTACGGGGATGACCATGAAATTGACTTTGACGATACAGATTTCATGGTGCTGGACATTCCATTCGGTCTGATACCTTTAGAAATTGATGAAGTTTATCCGTTAAGCCAAAGCGATGCTCCAAAAACACGTGATGTGGACAGTATGGAGTTTATAGAGGACTTTGTAAGTGAGTTCATTGAATATTATGACCAGGTTCTCATACATAAGAGAGTTGCCGGAGACCTTGACATGGATTTATCCGAAGGCGAAATGTATGGCGGTGATGTCAGGTACCAGAAGGATGACGTTAAAAAAGTTAAAGCCATTGCAGACTACCAGTTCGGTATTGGAGCAGGTGAAGCGCTCTTTAAAGGCAACATCAACATAGAAAAAAGTAAAAAGACAGGTAAAATCAGACATATCTATGATGGAAAAACATTAATTGTTAATATGAGAGCCTCTGATTCTTATTTAATCCTGTCAAAAGAAGGTGCAAAAAGGCTTCACTCAGCAATGCCATATCCTCAAAACAGGGTTGTTGTAAATGAAGACTCAGTACCGTTTGCGCTTGACGGCAAAAGCGTATTCTGTAAATTCGTAGTGGAATGCGATGAAAACATCAGGGCAAAGGATGAAGTGCTGATTGTTGATGAAGATGATAAATTGCTTGCTTACGGTAAATCCCTCCTGGGAGCCTGTGAAATTGAACAGTTTGAAACAGGTCAGGCAATAAAAACCCGTAAAGGAATGAAGAAGTGA
- the glmS gene encoding glutamine--fructose-6-phosphate transaminase (isomerizing), translating to MCGIVGCILKDEEDVAPILFDCISKLEYRGYDSIGLATFSDGKIHIKKDKGKIIEVDKSLDLTDMPGNFGIAHVRWATHGDPSKLNAHPHIDEENRVAVVHNGIIENYLEIKEKLIHEGHVFKSDTDTEVIPHLIQKFMDEGFDLEHAVRKTIGIIEGAYAIAAISVNEPDKIVATRKDSPLIVGLGENGYYLASDSPAILKYAKDIIYPEKGEIVIVDKNGVVVHDEFDNVVNKDIETINWTPEMAEKEGYDHFMIKEINEQATAVRNTLTQKENIQEIIDEIDDIQRICFVACGTSYHASLTGKYLIESLAGIPTDVILASEFKYSANTLNDKTLVIFISQSGETADSLKALDVANKTSKTLGIVNVAGSAITRRADYVIQTQAGPEIGVAATKTYVAQLTSIYLFAALLSKNQELLEELDNVPDFIDEALEDVEYVKELSKRYNYARDFFYLGRGYSYPTALEGALKLKEITYIHGEGYAAGELKHGPLALIDEGIPVVVIIPPGDNYRKTMSNLEEVKSRGANVLAIGAKGDESLKSKANAVIEINADVKEIIAPLVYIVPLQLIAYYITLEKGHDPDKPKNLAKCVTVE from the coding sequence ATGTGTGGAATTGTAGGTTGTATATTGAAAGATGAAGAGGATGTGGCACCTATCCTTTTTGATTGCATATCCAAATTGGAATATAGGGGATATGATTCAATAGGTCTTGCTACCTTTTCAGATGGAAAAATTCACATCAAAAAAGACAAAGGAAAAATCATTGAAGTAGATAAAAGCTTAGATTTAACAGACATGCCTGGAAACTTCGGTATTGCTCATGTACGCTGGGCAACTCATGGAGACCCATCCAAATTGAATGCCCACCCTCACATTGATGAGGAAAATCGTGTAGCTGTTGTTCACAACGGAATCATTGAAAACTACCTTGAAATCAAGGAAAAATTAATTCATGAAGGTCACGTATTCAAATCAGACACAGACACTGAAGTGATTCCTCATCTCATTCAAAAGTTCATGGATGAAGGCTTTGACCTTGAGCATGCCGTGAGAAAAACAATCGGAATTATCGAAGGGGCTTATGCGATTGCTGCAATATCAGTAAATGAACCTGATAAAATCGTAGCAACCCGTAAGGACTCTCCGTTAATTGTTGGTTTAGGTGAAAACGGATACTATCTGGCATCAGATTCTCCGGCTATACTGAAATATGCTAAAGACATAATATACCCTGAAAAAGGGGAAATTGTCATTGTTGATAAAAATGGTGTAGTTGTTCATGATGAGTTTGACAATGTTGTCAACAAGGACATTGAAACCATCAACTGGACACCTGAAATGGCTGAAAAGGAAGGATATGACCATTTCATGATAAAGGAAATCAACGAGCAGGCAACAGCTGTCAGAAATACACTCACACAAAAGGAAAACATTCAAGAAATCATCGATGAGATTGATGACATTCAAAGAATATGCTTTGTTGCATGCGGAACATCCTATCATGCATCACTGACTGGTAAATATCTGATAGAATCACTTGCAGGAATTCCAACAGACGTAATTCTTGCATCTGAGTTTAAATATTCTGCAAATACCTTGAATGACAAGACTCTGGTGATTTTCATTTCACAGTCCGGTGAAACCGCAGATTCACTCAAGGCACTGGATGTTGCAAACAAAACTTCAAAGACATTAGGTATAGTCAACGTTGCAGGATCAGCAATAACCAGAAGAGCAGATTATGTTATCCAGACTCAGGCAGGTCCTGAAATCGGTGTTGCTGCAACAAAAACATATGTGGCTCAGCTGACTTCAATATACTTATTTGCAGCACTGCTTTCCAAAAATCAGGAATTGCTCGAAGAACTTGACAATGTTCCTGATTTCATTGATGAAGCATTGGAAGATGTTGAATATGTAAAGGAACTTTCAAAAAGATATAACTATGCACGTGACTTCTTCTATCTGGGAAGAGGATACTCTTATCCGACAGCTCTTGAAGGTGCATTGAAGCTTAAGGAAATTACATATATCCACGGTGAAGGTTATGCTGCCGGAGAGCTAAAGCACGGTCCTTTGGCACTGATTGATGAGGGAATTCCTGTTGTTGTAATAATTCCTCCTGGAGACAATTACAGAAAAACAATGAGTAACCTTGAAGAGGTCAAATCCCGTGGAGCTAATGTGCTGGCAATAGGTGCAAAAGGTGATGAATCACTTAAAAGCAAGGCTAATGCTGTTATAGAAATAAATGCTGATGTAAAAGAAATTATCGCACCATTGGTATATATTGTGCCGCTGCAGCTGATTGCATATTACATCACTCTTGAAAAGGGACATGACCCTGACAAGCCTAAAAATCTGGCAAAATGTGTGACCGTGGAATAA
- a CDS encoding MnmC family methyltransferase has protein sequence MSYENNARVINDDIFDLVNECFSQEKSSRNIEGRVNFFDTYNDYFVLTDDGSYSINSKEINHKIETLHTSTGAISESFEKFIKPMKFNYDEDIAILDICAGLGYNSSAAIADFIENSIDSSLTIDMVEISKATLACGLLVPSPIKEHDITKKAIEDELIAQDYATLSVEKTEIPSNITVNVFIEDARQTVQNLEDNTYDAIFLDPFSQNMAPELFSLEFFREFRRVIKDDGIVATYTSAAPIRAAFIESDFYIGQGPIFGRKQGGTLASPNPLMLDTSLPKNDEIRIALSDVGIPFRDPNLNDESDTILERRTEERHNARHSTKISSAVKTPIFLGDEMEDEKLKRRVERNLAKMNIPSTTSKEAFYIIECEKNYSKNQNEKNNSRNRILEMKERLEKVKTGKL, from the coding sequence ATGAGTTACGAAAATAATGCAAGGGTAATTAATGACGATATTTTTGATTTAGTCAATGAATGTTTTAGTCAGGAAAAAAGTAGTCGAAATATTGAAGGAAGAGTTAATTTTTTTGATACTTACAACGATTATTTTGTTTTAACAGATGATGGATCTTATTCAATTAATTCAAAAGAAATAAATCATAAAATTGAAACACTTCATACATCTACAGGTGCAATAAGTGAGTCATTTGAGAAATTTATCAAACCGATGAAGTTCAACTATGATGAAGACATTGCCATTCTCGACATCTGCGCAGGACTTGGATACAATTCATCAGCCGCAATAGCTGATTTTATCGAAAACTCCATTGATTCATCACTGACAATCGATATGGTTGAAATATCAAAGGCAACACTTGCATGCGGACTTCTGGTTCCATCACCAATCAAGGAACATGACATAACCAAAAAAGCTATTGAAGATGAACTTATTGCTCAGGATTATGCAACATTAAGTGTGGAAAAAACAGAAATTCCATCAAACATCACCGTCAACGTGTTCATCGAGGATGCAAGACAGACCGTCCAAAATCTTGAGGATAATACTTATGACGCAATATTTCTAGATCCATTCAGCCAGAACATGGCGCCCGAATTATTTTCACTTGAGTTTTTCAGGGAATTTAGAAGAGTAATAAAAGATGACGGCATTGTTGCAACATACACCTCAGCAGCACCTATAAGAGCCGCATTTATAGAATCCGATTTTTATATCGGCCAGGGTCCTATTTTTGGAAGAAAACAGGGAGGAACTCTTGCAAGTCCAAATCCATTAATGCTTGACACATCACTTCCTAAAAATGACGAGATAAGAATTGCACTGTCTGATGTGGGAATACCTTTCAGGGACCCAAACCTAAATGACGAAAGCGACACTATTTTAGAAAGAAGAACTGAAGAGCGCCACAACGCACGCCACAGCACAAAAATTTCATCAGCAGTTAAAACCCCAATATTTCTAGGAGATGAAATGGAAGATGAAAAGCTGAAAAGGCGTGTGGAGAGAAACCTTGCAAAAATGAATATACCATCAACCACATCAAAAGAAGCATTCTACATTATAGAATGTGAAAAAAATTATTCAAAAAACCAAAATGAAAAAAACAATTCAAGAAACAGAATTCTTGAAATGAAAGAAAGATTAGAAAAAGTTAAGACAGGAAAGTTATGA